Genomic window (Streptomyces liliiviolaceus):
TGCACGGTTTCCGCTACGCCGAAGTCGGCGGCTGGCCGGGCGAGTTGAGAGCGAACGCGGTGACGGCCCGGGTGTACCACACCGACATGACCCGCACCGGCTGGTTCGAGTGCAGCGACCCCCTGGTCAACCGGCTGCACGAGAACGTGGTGTGGAGCATGCGCGGCAACTTCGTCGACATCCCCACCGACTGCCCCCAGCGCGACGAACGCCTCGGCTGGACCGGCGACATCCAGGTCTTCGCCCCCACGGCGTCCTTCCTGTACGACTGTGCCGGCATGCTCGACTCGTGGCTGGACGACGTCGCCGTCGAGCAACTGCCCGACGGGACGATCCCCTGGTACGTGCCGGTCATCCCCGGCGGCCCCCAGTGGACGCCGATCCAGCCGGGCGCCGCCTGGGGCGATGTCGCGTCCCTCACCCCGTGGGTCCTGTACCGGCGCTTCGGCGACCTCGAACTGCTGCGCCGGCACTTCCCCATGGGCCGCGCCTGGGTGGACCTGATGGACCGGCTGGCCGGGGAGAGCCGGCTGTGGGACACCGGGCACCAGCTCGGTGACTGGCTGGATCCGATCGCCCCGCCGGACGACCCGGCGGGGGCCCGCACCGACCGCTACCTGGTGGCCACCGCGTACTTCGCCCACTCCGCCCGCCATCTCCAGTGGTCGGCCCGCGAACTCGGTGATCAGGAAGCGGCCGCACGGTACGGACAGTTGGCCGACGAGGTGACCCGCGCCTTCCGGGCCCGCTATGTGCGCCCGGACGGCCGGATGACCAGCGACGCCCCGACCGCGTACTCGGTGGCTCTGGTCTTCGGTCTGCTGGACGACGACCGACAGCGCCGTGCGGCCGGTGACCGCCTCGCGGAACTGGTGCTCCAGGACGACGCCCGGATCGCCACCGGCTTCGTCGGCACCCCGCTGATCTGCGACGCCCTGACCGACACCGGACACCTGGAGGTGGCGTACCGCCTGCTGACCCAGACCGAGTGCCCGTCCTGGCTCTACACCGTGTCCATGGGCGCGACCACCATCTGGGAACGCTGGGACAGTCTCCTCCCCGACGGCACCCTCAACTCCGGTGGGATGACGTCCTTCAACCACTACGCGCTGGGTGCCGTGGCCGACTGGATGCACCGGGTCGTCGCGGGGCTCGACCTATCCTCCCCCGGATACCGCACGCTGCGTTTCCGGCCGCGTCCCGGCGGTGGCATCACCTGGGCCAGGGCCCGCCACCAGACGCCCTACGGCGAGGCGGCCATCTCCTGGGAACTGACCGACTCGGACAGGACCTGCTCAGGCCTGACCGACTCAGGCCTGACCGACTCGGGCATGACCGCGGAGGTCACGGTTCCCGACGGCTGCCAGGGCGTGGTCGAACTCCCGGGGCACGCTCCGCTGACCGTGGGCCCCGGTCGGCACCACCTCGACACCCGCGACCTCGAACGCAGCGCCGCCTGAGCCCCGTTCGCGCTGCTCAAGTCCACGCACCGCCTCGTGAAAGAGCGTCCGCCGCCGCTCGACGCTCGAAGGAACTCGACGCTCGAAGGAGAGTGTGAAGTGACCCGTTCCAGAGGAAGTTCCGAAGATTCCGGAGAAGGCTCCACAGGACCGACCCGGCGCGAAGCCGTCGCCGTGTCCGTGGCCGCTCTGGGCGGAGCCGCGGTGCTGACCGCCGGGCTTCCCGGCACCGCTGCCGCAGCCGCCCCGCGGACGGCCCTCGCCGGTCAGCCCTGGCGTGACAAGAAGAAGTCGGCCGCCCGCAGAGCCGACGCCCTGCTCGCCGCCATGACGCTCCAGGAGCAGATCACGCTCGTCACGGCGGTCGACGTGGCCGACTTCGCGCCCCTCGCCCATCTCGGCATTCCGGCCATGACCCGCGTGGACGCGTCCGACGGACTGCGGGGCGACACCGGAGTGACCGCCTTCCCCGCCCCCAACGCACTGGCGGCGACCTTCGACACCGACCTGGCCGAGCGGTACGGCGACGCGATCGGCGCCGAGGCCCGGGGCAAGGGCTGGAACGTCCTGCTCGGCCCGACCGTCGACATCGACCGCAACCCCCGCAACGGCCGCGAGGCCGAGTCGTACGGCGAGGACCCCCTGGTCAACGGGCTGATCGGGGCCGCCGTCACCCGTGGCTTCCAGAAGAACGACGTCATCGCCCAGATCAAGCACTTCACCGTCTACAACCAGGAGGAGGGCCGCAACTCCCTCGACGTACGGGTCTCCGAGCGTGCCCTGCGCGAGGTCTACTACCCGGCCTTCGAACACACCGTCCGCGACGGCGGCGCCCTGTCGGTCATGGGCTCCTATCCCAGGGTCAACGGGGTGTTCGCCTGCGAGAACCCACACCTCATCGGCGCCCTCAAGACAGACCTCGGGCTCAAGGGCTACCTCGGCACCGACTACTACCCGTCCGGGGACCGGGTCGCGGAGATCAACGCCGGTGTCGACTCCGCCGCACTCACCCCCGACACCCCCAAGGCCGCCTTCACCGACGGCCGGATCCCGCGGGAGCGCACCCGGAACGCCACCCGCCGCATCCTGTACGCGCTGTTCGCCTCCGGTGCCTACGACCATCCGCTGCCGGACACGCCCGCCGACGTGGTGACCACCGCCGCGCACCAGACCCTGGCCCGGATCACCGGTGAACAGGCCACCGTCCTGCTGAAGAACGAGGGCAGCCTGCTGCCGTTGTCGAAGAACAGGACGATCGCCGTGATCGGCCCGGCGGGCAAGGACGCCATCACCGGTGTCGAAGGCTCCTCCTATGTCGATCCCGGCGACTTCACCACCGCCCTGGAAGCGATCAGGAGCAAGGCCGGCGCATCCCGGGTGCTGTTCTCCCAAGGCAGTCTCGGTGATGTCGCCCTGCCCACGATCCCGGGCGACGTCTTCACCACCCCCGACGGCGAACCCGGCCTGCACGCCGAGTTCTTCGCGGGCGAGGACCACTCCGGCAGCCCGCTGACCACCACGACGACGGGCAACATCGACTTCCGCGGCGCCCCAGTCGACGGCCTCCCGGCCGCCTGGTCGGCCCGCTGGACCGGCCGCCTCACCCCGCCCGTCACCGGTCCGGTGCGCGTCTCGGCCCTGCTGGCGGGTGCCGCGAAGATCGTCGTGAACGGGGTGACGCTCCTCGACGAGTCCCGCTTCCTCTGGGACTCCTTCTTCGGCCCGAAGGAGAGCGCGATCGGCGGTGTCGCCGAACTGACCGGCGGCAGGGCCGTCGACATCACGGTCGAGTACAGCACCAGGGACGCCGGGTTCCGGGGACCCGCCATGACCCTGGGCTGGCAGCCCGAGTCGCTCGTACCGGCCGCCGTCGCGACGGCGAGGAAGGCCGACGTGGCGGTGGTGTTCGTCAACAACTACACCGGCGAGGCCTTCGACCGCGACGACCTCTCCCTGCCCGGCGACCAGGACCGGCTCATCGAAGCCGTCGCCGCCACCAACCCGAACACGGTCGTCGTCCTCAACACCTCGGGGCCCATGCTCATGCCGTGGCTGGGCGCGGTGAAGGGCGTGCTGCAGGCCTGGTACCAGGGCGCCGCGACCGGCACCGGCATCGCCAACGTCCTGTACGGCGACGCCGAACCCGGCGGCCGGCTCCCCGTCACCTTCCCCGCCGACGAACAGCAGGGCCCGGCCACCTACACCGGCGCCAAGGACGACGACATCGCCAACACGATCACGTACGACGAGGGCATCCACGTCGGCTACAAGTGGTACGACAAGCACCGCGCCAAGCCGCTCTTCCCCTTCGGGCACGGGCTGTCGTACACCTCCTTCCGCCTCGGCACGGCACGTGTGCACAGCCTCGGCCGTGGGGACCGGGCCGCCGAGGTCACCGTCGAGGTACACAACACCGGCCGTCGTAGCGGATCCGAGGTGGTGCAGGTCTACATCGGGCATCTGCCGAC
Coding sequences:
- a CDS encoding alpha-L-rhamnosidase, which encodes MSSQPAPVTFEHLPDGLGIGVARPRLTWRLPRGAAVQDAYEIELDRDGVLRRTGRTAHADQVLLPWPGAPLDSRERVGVRVRVWVDGAADPTGWSEPRTVEAGLLDAADWSAVPVGAAWPEAPGTDRRPARVRRDFTLDAPAVRARLYVTAHGVYEAEINGRRVGDDILSPGWTVYGERLRYHTYDVTEHLVPGANTLGAWLGDGWYRGHIGFDGGYRDLYGSDQSLLAQLEVTLADGTTTVVATDGSWQAAPGPILFSGLYEGETFDARLHDPHWSTPQGGLEEAELWTPVATRTRDPRTLIAPKGAPVRRTQELSPLTVTAKGDGRHVLDFGQNLVGRLRITVAGPAGTTITLRHAEVLQDGELATRPLRGAASTDTYVLDGSGEQTWEPRFTLHGFRYAEVGGWPGELRANAVTARVYHTDMTRTGWFECSDPLVNRLHENVVWSMRGNFVDIPTDCPQRDERLGWTGDIQVFAPTASFLYDCAGMLDSWLDDVAVEQLPDGTIPWYVPVIPGGPQWTPIQPGAAWGDVASLTPWVLYRRFGDLELLRRHFPMGRAWVDLMDRLAGESRLWDTGHQLGDWLDPIAPPDDPAGARTDRYLVATAYFAHSARHLQWSARELGDQEAAARYGQLADEVTRAFRARYVRPDGRMTSDAPTAYSVALVFGLLDDDRQRRAAGDRLAELVLQDDARIATGFVGTPLICDALTDTGHLEVAYRLLTQTECPSWLYTVSMGATTIWERWDSLLPDGTLNSGGMTSFNHYALGAVADWMHRVVAGLDLSSPGYRTLRFRPRPGGGITWARARHQTPYGEAAISWELTDSDRTCSGLTDSGLTDSGMTAEVTVPDGCQGVVELPGHAPLTVGPGRHHLDTRDLERSAA
- a CDS encoding beta-glucosidase gives rise to the protein MTRSRGSSEDSGEGSTGPTRREAVAVSVAALGGAAVLTAGLPGTAAAAAPRTALAGQPWRDKKKSAARRADALLAAMTLQEQITLVTAVDVADFAPLAHLGIPAMTRVDASDGLRGDTGVTAFPAPNALAATFDTDLAERYGDAIGAEARGKGWNVLLGPTVDIDRNPRNGREAESYGEDPLVNGLIGAAVTRGFQKNDVIAQIKHFTVYNQEEGRNSLDVRVSERALREVYYPAFEHTVRDGGALSVMGSYPRVNGVFACENPHLIGALKTDLGLKGYLGTDYYPSGDRVAEINAGVDSAALTPDTPKAAFTDGRIPRERTRNATRRILYALFASGAYDHPLPDTPADVVTTAAHQTLARITGEQATVLLKNEGSLLPLSKNRTIAVIGPAGKDAITGVEGSSYVDPGDFTTALEAIRSKAGASRVLFSQGSLGDVALPTIPGDVFTTPDGEPGLHAEFFAGEDHSGSPLTTTTTGNIDFRGAPVDGLPAAWSARWTGRLTPPVTGPVRVSALLAGAAKIVVNGVTLLDESRFLWDSFFGPKESAIGGVAELTGGRAVDITVEYSTRDAGFRGPAMTLGWQPESLVPAAVATARKADVAVVFVNNYTGEAFDRDDLSLPGDQDRLIEAVAATNPNTVVVLNTSGPMLMPWLGAVKGVLQAWYQGAATGTGIANVLYGDAEPGGRLPVTFPADEQQGPATYTGAKDDDIANTITYDEGIHVGYKWYDKHRAKPLFPFGHGLSYTSFRLGTARVHSLGRGDRAAEVTVEVHNTGRRSGSEVVQVYIGHLPTRTDTPARTLVGFARVALEAGRRRSVGVTVSRRALSYWDEAGGRWVTPTGQVPVYVGRSAADLDHAGSITVK